The following is a genomic window from Oikeobacillus pervagus.
GGACGTTTTGAGTTGATTCCCTTTGTATAGGTGACAAATACTTGTTTATTTTTCCACTTTTGATAGGATTGGGAATCACCATAGGAGACCTCGAGTACGAGTGGATTTCCATTAAAGTCAATTTCAATTGAAGTTGAGTCGACAGCACCAATCATTTTCCCAGATTGTTGGACGGTATGTTTGGCGGGGATGAGTAATTTTTGACCGATGATCACCATTGGACGATTTAAATGATTGATTTCCATCAGTAGGTCTAAGTCTACATTAAAACGATAGGCTAAGGATTTCAAAGTATCGCCTGCCTTAACGGTATAAATAGCTACTGGCTTATCGTCTGTATTTTTCGTTGAATCGTCCAATTGAATCGTTAACTTTTGACCAACAGATAGAAAATCCGATGTTAGATGATTGTCTTGCTTTATTTTTTCTATAGAAGTATGATATTTTTTTGAAATTTTCCATAAAGAATCGCCATTTTTGACGATATAAATAATAGTAGAAGCCATCATTGGCTTTTCGCTTATTTTGTCGCCGGGTTTATCGCTCGGCTCTCTTTTTTCTATTTTTGAATTAACTATAATCTTTTGTCCTATTTGGAGCTTGTCTGTTTGTAATTGATTTAAGCTCATAAGACTTTCGATTGTCACACCATATTTTTGTGCGATTTTCCAAAGGCTATCCCCTGATTGAACAATATGAGTACTCGATTCAGTATTTTTGGCCGGTGCAACGACTTTCGTTTTTTCTAAATGAATTTGTTTATTTATATCATGATCCCTTTGAATAATGAGCCTTTGACCTGGCATAAGATTAGCAGTTGTCAACCGATTATCTGTTAAAATTTTTTCTACAGATACACCAAATTTTTTTGAAAGATTCCAAAGATTATCCCCTGATTGTACGATATAAACTCCCGATTGTTTCGGCTTTTCTCCTGTTACATTTGGATTCGATACTTTGATATTTTGCTCTTTTGCTGTGACACTTTGCTTTTCTATTACTTCTTGACCTTTTCCAATTTGCTTATGAACGAGCTGACCATTTTCCCCTTTGTATGGAACTGTGATTTTTTGCCCAACAACTAGTGAATCAGATGTTAATCCGTTTTTCTCCTTTAATTGTTGTACCGTCACTTCATATTGTTTTGCCAAGGAATAAAGGGAATCACCTGCTTTCACGATATATTCTTGGGCACAATCACATGCCTTTGCTCCTTTTGGCTGCCCTAAAAAGGTTGTAGCTGTTAATGATAAAGCAAGTGTTGCTCCTATTAACTTAGAATTGCGTCTCTGCTCTTTCTCCTTTCTGATCCTCGCCGATTTCTCTTGACGGGTTTCATACATGATTTCCATTACTTTTTATCCCCCTCTTTTCTAAATAATTGTAGGAATCTTAGTCCATTTCTAATCTGTTCTGCTCCCCGTGTTCTTTTTTCTCCTTATAGATTAGTTAAAAAAACATATGTAATTTTAACTAAAATCTGCGTTACATACCTGCCATTAAAAATATTACAACGAAGTAACTAAAACGACAAATTTCTAAAAAACATTACATTATAGTGAAATATAAAACTATTGTCATGGTGAATGGTTCTTTATAACTAATGAATTTCTTATCTAAAAAGACGATTTTAATATAAAAGCAAGCATTTCCGTTCTTTTTTGAATGGCTAAAGGTCTATTTTCACTTATCCATAGTAATATCCTTTCTAAAAAATATAGGAAAAAATCATTAATTTTTAAAAAATTCTTTATAACGAATAAATCTAATGTCAATCCACTCCATTTTACTCCATATGTTATAATTTTTAGTATTTTATAAGATTAAACTGTCTGATAGATAACTTGCGTTAAACAATGATTTAAGAGTACAAAAGTGCAAGTGCCTTGTTCATCGGCGTACGGATTTCGCAAGTTTAGACTGCGGGAAAGGGAACACAGCGAGGCCCTTTTCGAGCCGATGGTGACTTATCGGAGGGAGAAAACGGAGAAATTCGGTAGACGATAGGCGCTGTAGCTAGCTGTGGAAATAATCTTAAAGGATGCCTCAGAACACTTTCTCGTTCTAAGGCATCATTTTTAAAAATTTCTTTATCCAATCGATTAGTCTCCCCAAGTAGAATAATGACAGGGTAAGTATGTTAATCGTCAAGCCATACGCCATCACAGCAGCTGGAAAATCAGGGTGGTTTGCCTGTGAAAAAACGGTCGCAATGACCATACCTGCATCTATAATAGCCATATCTTTGAGTGGATCATACCATTTCTCCACCCCCACATAAGCATAAATGAAAAAGAGTGTAAATATAGTTGCGATTCCCACTAGACTTTCACGTGAATTATCTTGGAACATCCCGTCCTGTATTTCCCAATGTGGAAACCAGAGGGAGATTAGCACGATTTGAAAGAGTACTAGAAGAAGTTTGAAAAATCTTGCTTTTCTCTTTCTGATCTTTTTATTCTTCTGCAATAATTCTGTTTGCTTTTCTGTCATATGAAAATGATCAACCTTCTCTGTCGTCGTACCTGGAACAAAAGGAAGCGAACCTTCATATAATTGTTTTGGCACCTGTTGAATTGCTTCTGGAGTGTTTGCCGTTGCTGTTAAAGCATAATCTGTATGGTATACGGGGACATGATGATGTAGGAATACTCCAATCCAATCATCAACTGTATGACTAGAACTAAGTGTAAAGCTTAATACTTCACTTTTTCCTTCTGAACTTTCACCATACATCAAGACCTTCGCCGTCTTAATCGCCATAAAGGTCACTTTTGTGCGCTCATAACCAATCGAATATTTAGGCTCAAAACGGTAATCTTGACCTATAAGCACATATTCCATTCTTTCATATGGTAAAAATATCTCGACTTCCTCATTCTTTTTTTTATCTTTCATATAGTAATAATATCCTTGGTCACCTAAATCAATTTTAAAAATATAGTCAAGGTATAACCTTAAATTTTTATAAGAAAGGTGACTTAACCAGAGAAATAATCCTGCCATGAAAAACAATACTAGGAATGTAAATCCGGTATGACTCCATTCCCATATGGACCATAGAAAGATGCCTAAACTGATAACGCCAAATAGGATTATGAGAATAACCATGAGACCAATTGCCCATTTAGGTAATTGATTCGTAAATTGGCGATTATTAATCGTCTGCATTTCCAATTTTCATCACTCTCCATTTTCAAGATTAGTAAAATAACAGGCTCTTTGTAACGCCTTTTCAAACTCTTTGATCACTTTTTCCTGTTGTCGAAAATTTTCTGCGAAATCCTTTTCGATCTGTTCCGGTGTTGTATGATTTAGTTTGGCTATTTCAGGAATGTTTTCAATTTCCTCTTTCAACATCTGTTCCATCTCCTCCTTTTGACGAAGAAGAGAATAATATTGCACATGACATGGTGACTGAATTTTGGTTAAATCTTTTGCTCGCACCACGATATGAGTGAAAATCGCCTCAATGCTCATGTCATCGTAAAATAGGTCAATATCTAAATTATAAATCTTTTGGTCTTGCAATCTTTTTACGATTAGATAGGCACGCTCATACTCTTGATCTATCAATTCTTTCTTATGAACAGAAATCAACAAATCGCCTTGTGGTCGAATATCTGAATACCGAGGGATTTCCCCTTTTATATTTTCTTCTACATCTATAAAGACGGAATAATCACTTTTTGGAAAAACTTCCTGGATGTCTTTTTGAATTTCTTTTTCAGCTTCTTTTTGCCAACGAACTGGGACGTAATCATCATAATATCGGTTTCGCTTACCATAAACTGGGTAAATAGAGAATTCGTATTCCTTATTTATTTTTGGGTATGCCCTTGCTTCATATTGGCCTGATTTAAAATTATAGAAAGTGTCTTTTATGATAATCGTCTCTGAATATTTCGCATTTAGATGTTTTTCAAATATTCTGGCGTACTTCTTCTTTCCCCATGAAGTACCATTAAAGCTCACATAAACAAAGATTGCCCCACATCCAAAAAGCATTATAACGGCAATCAAGATCCCCAACCATTTCTTTTTTCTCATCCACGCTCCCCCCTTTTTATCATTTAAAAGTTTACACGAATCAACAGTCTATGTGGAGATTTTTGTAAAAGAAACCATAAATAACAAGTCCGATGAACATCCGAACGTACTAATGAATAGGATTGTATATATCTAAATTTAAAGATGGGCTGATCAAATGGACAAACAATTAAAAGAACTAATGGGTAATTGGATACAGGCGATTGGAACAGTAATCTCTGCTATAGGAAGCACTCCATCCACCATTTTAAGCGAAGATTTTCGAAAAGATTTAGGTTTGGTAGGAAATGTTTTGCAAGGAGCTGGAAATGCCCTTCTTGCAGATGTTGAAAGAGAAATAACCCTCGAAAAGATTGGGAATGAAATTCAAGCGATTGGAAATAGTACTGTTGTTGCAGGGATGATAATCGATTTTGAAGAAGAAACCCAACAGAAATTGATCATAACAGGGAATTGGTTTCAAGCCCTAGGTGGACTTACTTCTATCGGTGATGAACTGCAAGATGAATCA
Proteins encoded in this region:
- a CDS encoding LysM peptidoglycan-binding domain-containing protein, with product MEIMYETRQEKSARIRKEKEQRRNSKLIGATLALSLTATTFLGQPKGAKACDCAQEYIVKAGDSLYSLAKQYEVTVQQLKEKNGLTSDSLVVGQKITVPYKGENGQLVHKQIGKGQEVIEKQSVTAKEQNIKVSNPNVTGEKPKQSGVYIVQSGDNLWNLSKKFGVSVEKILTDNRLTTANLMPGQRLIIQRDHDINKQIHLEKTKVVAPAKNTESSTHIVQSGDSLWKIAQKYGVTIESLMSLNQLQTDKLQIGQKIIVNSKIEKREPSDKPGDKISEKPMMASTIIYIVKNGDSLWKISKKYHTSIEKIKQDNHLTSDFLSVGQKLTIQLDDSTKNTDDKPVAIYTVKAGDTLKSLAYRFNVDLDLLMEINHLNRPMVIIGQKLLIPAKHTVQQSGKMIGAVDSTSIEIDFNGNPLVLEVSYGDSQSYQKWKNKQVFVTYTKGINSKRPALVNMEIN
- a CDS encoding YfjL-like protein produces the protein MRKKKWLGILIAVIMLFGCGAIFVYVSFNGTSWGKKKYARIFEKHLNAKYSETIIIKDTFYNFKSGQYEARAYPKINKEYEFSIYPVYGKRNRYYDDYVPVRWQKEAEKEIQKDIQEVFPKSDYSVFIDVEENIKGEIPRYSDIRPQGDLLISVHKKELIDQEYERAYLIVKRLQDQKIYNLDIDLFYDDMSIEAIFTHIVVRAKDLTKIQSPCHVQYYSLLRQKEEMEQMLKEEIENIPEIAKLNHTTPEQIEKDFAENFRQQEKVIKEFEKALQRACYFTNLENGE
- a CDS encoding DUF6944 family repetitive protein translates to MDKQLKELMGNWIQAIGTVISAIGSTPSTILSEDFRKDLGLVGNVLQGAGNALLADVEREITLEKIGNEIQAIGNSTVVAGMIIDFEEETQQKLIITGNWFQALGGLTSIGDELQDESGQPLNIIANLLQSIGNSMQALGGIVELQYGEAAKEKSQRYEINGSWIQAVGSVLSLLIQIEEE